ATGTCAGCTGTTAACCTTAATTCAGTGTATCAGTACATTTCATCGAACACCTTGCGGGCGAGGacaaaatcttcatttttcttccGGTTTAGCTTTATGATGATGTATATTTCTAATTTTAGTTCAAACCAAAATCTGCACCAAAATCGAATCACAATCAAACTGTAGTAGAACCCGTAATTGAGTGAAACcgtaaaaatgcaagaattccaaaaTGCAACCAATTTTGAATAGAAAACGTAAATCAAATTCTATACTAAACTAAAAGTCAATTTGAAATCAAAAAAACCTGTATCAAAAATTTGGCTCAAATGCTAAATATGAACCGTGAAAAGCTCGGGTCGAATCCATACTCTGCACTGAAAATTTTGTCTGATTTCTTAATTGTGCTTGTCGTCACTACTACCCACATTCATCGAGTTGTGCGATGTCCTTCTGAAATTAGCGATTTCCCATCAAACTTCGCTGAAACCCAAAATCACCATTGCCAGAAACAAAGCCAAATGCATGCGATGAAGTTCACTGCAAGTTGATTGAAAAATGAGTTTCGTGAAAGAGTTGTTAATAATGAGTTTTAGTATAATGTTTAATGTATTTTATTCACCTAATAAATGTAGACTCATTAATATTCACTCATTAATAAGTGATGATGTATagtaatatataaatttattactttaagtatgatatatttttatgcaatatgttgttttttaaagataaaacctCTTTTGAAATAGAATGAGTTTAAAATTGTTCTAAATAATACCCAAAtattcaatataaaaaaaattaataaaatacgaaaaaaattaaaagtgaaacactgaataattaaatattaattttaatatattaatatataatattaaaaatataccattaaatattttgattaagcTAGTCAATAGTGACAAGTTCAAACACTTGTGTCATAGATTGATGATTTAAGTCCcacatcttcaaactcacacaaATAAAGCAAATTAGACACAATCAAACATGAAACAAGATTAAATTATAggataaacaaaaatatatatactaGAGCATAAAGTAAGAGCTGATCGTAGCACCAAAAAGACGGAAGAGGTGAAAGAATAATCCAAATTAAATGTACAATATAATATTATGAGTTCCAATCGCATCTCAAAATAAGAAATGAACGTGGCACAAAAAATATAAAGCATGTTAAATGATTCAAGTAATATTTTTCATGTTTATTATAATAATGGATGGCGGGCTTGACAATACCTACCATGACATTATATATATGTGTGAGAAACCTtcctattatcttcattcataacTTCACACTACTCACCATGGCTTTTCATCTCACAAACCTTCCAACTCACAGACTATTCTCTCTTGTTTTCTTTTTCCTGTTGGCCACAAATATAAACTCAGCTCAACCACTTTCCTTCAATTTCAACAAACTCACCAATGGTAATCCAGAATTAATCCTTCAAGGGGACGCCCATTTTGTAGACGGTGGTTTTGTGGCACTCACCAACAGAAAACCTCCAGCTACAACCACAGGGCGTGCCTTATATAAAACACCTGTGACCCTTTGGAACGATACTACTGGCCAAGTTGCCAGCTTTAACACTTCCTTTTCGTTCGTTGTAGAATCCCCGGAGGAACAACATTGTCCAACTGATGGACTGATCTTTTTCATTGCACCCCTGGACACCGTGATTCCCAATAACTCAGACAGTAGATATCTAGGAGTAGTTGATGGTAAAAATGCAATAAATCGATTTGTTGGTTTAGAGTTTGACCTTTATCCCAATTATTTTGATCCCTATATGAGACATATTGGAATCGATGTCAACTCTTTAATTTCGCTCAAAACTGAGAAGTGGAATTGGGTGAGTGATTCATTGACAAAAGTAACTATAACATATGACTCTCCTTCTAACGAGTTGAGTGCTCTTGTCACTTACGAGAATGG
This genomic window from Vicia villosa cultivar HV-30 ecotype Madison, WI unplaced genomic scaffold, Vvil1.0 ctg.001262F_1_1, whole genome shotgun sequence contains:
- the LOC131634238 gene encoding non-seed lectin-like codes for the protein MAFHLTNLPTHRLFSLVFFFLLATNINSAQPLSFNFNKLTNGNPELILQGDAHFVDGGFVALTNRKPPATTTGRALYKTPVTLWNDTTGQVASFNTSFSFVVESPEEQHCPTDGLIFFIAPLDTVIPNNSDSRYLGVVDGKNAINRFVGLEFDLYPNYFDPYMRHIGIDVNSLISLKTEKWNWVSDSLTKVTITYDSPSNELSALVTYENGEYTSIAQAVDLKTVLPNIVRIGFSATSKTGVAHNIHSWSFASDLETTISSVSDI